A single region of the Arthrobacter sp. V1I7 genome encodes:
- a CDS encoding ABC transporter substrate-binding protein, with translation MKRRSIVKYAAVAAALSLGLTACGGGSGSDDAKAAGTVRVTLANHVWTEGIKAAIPEFEKSSGLKVELTQLGEDQLSDQYNVKLNAGSDEIDVMMYRPLQEGKAFAKNGYLADLTSKVSSDANWDWKDYQEGPVKATTADGKVVGVPIITEREVLYYRKDLLQAAGLEVPKTMEELEAAAKAIKASSPDTAGFVARTGKSAAVTQFSSFLYSFGGDFTDSSGKSAVNSDAAKTAYAFYGGLIRNYGPANVSTDMSWPEAMAIFTQGKAAFYTEADSLYKNATDPAKSKVADTVGFAAMPAGPAGSKPYNIPSWGLAVNQASGNQDNAWKFIQWATSKERTLAAQKAGVPGPRASVWSDPEGTSTYPKDLAEAIAASAKNGVGHDRPEVVTVGKAREIVGGPIVATITGADASAAADTAHEDFQKFLDTEKK, from the coding sequence ATGAAGCGGCGTTCAATTGTGAAGTACGCGGCCGTCGCCGCGGCCTTGTCACTGGGCCTCACCGCCTGCGGTGGCGGCAGTGGCAGCGACGATGCCAAGGCGGCGGGCACCGTGCGGGTGACGCTGGCCAACCACGTCTGGACCGAGGGCATCAAGGCAGCCATCCCGGAATTCGAGAAGTCCAGCGGCCTTAAGGTCGAACTGACCCAGCTCGGCGAAGACCAGCTCTCTGATCAGTACAACGTCAAGCTCAACGCCGGCAGCGACGAAATCGACGTGATGATGTACCGCCCGCTGCAGGAGGGCAAGGCGTTCGCGAAGAACGGCTACCTCGCGGACCTGACGTCCAAGGTGTCCTCGGACGCCAACTGGGACTGGAAGGACTACCAGGAGGGCCCGGTCAAGGCCACCACCGCTGACGGCAAGGTCGTGGGCGTCCCGATCATCACCGAACGCGAAGTGCTCTACTACCGCAAGGACCTGCTGCAGGCCGCCGGCCTCGAGGTTCCCAAGACCATGGAAGAGCTCGAAGCTGCCGCCAAGGCCATCAAGGCTTCCTCGCCGGACACCGCAGGCTTCGTGGCCCGCACCGGCAAGTCAGCCGCCGTCACCCAGTTCTCCAGCTTCCTGTACAGCTTCGGCGGCGACTTCACCGACTCCAGCGGCAAGTCCGCCGTCAACTCCGACGCCGCCAAGACGGCCTACGCGTTCTACGGCGGCCTGATCCGGAACTACGGCCCGGCCAACGTCAGCACCGACATGAGCTGGCCCGAGGCGATGGCAATCTTCACCCAGGGCAAGGCCGCCTTCTACACCGAAGCCGACTCGCTCTACAAGAACGCCACCGACCCGGCCAAGTCCAAGGTCGCTGACACGGTCGGTTTCGCGGCCATGCCCGCCGGCCCGGCAGGCTCCAAGCCGTACAACATCCCGTCGTGGGGCCTGGCCGTGAACCAGGCTTCGGGCAACCAGGATAATGCCTGGAAGTTCATCCAGTGGGCCACGAGCAAGGAACGCACCCTGGCCGCGCAGAAGGCCGGTGTCCCCGGGCCGCGCGCCTCCGTCTGGTCCGATCCCGAGGGAACCTCCACGTACCCGAAGGACCTCGCCGAGGCCATCGCCGCCAGCGCCAAGAACGGCGTCGGTCACGACCGCCCCGAGGTTGTCACCGTGGGCAAGGCCCGCGAAATCGTGGGCGGCCCGATCGTTGCCACCATCACCGGCGCGGACGCGTCCGCCGCCGCTGACACGGCCCACGAGGACTTCCAGAAGTTCCTGGACACCGAAAAGAAATAA
- a CDS encoding carbohydrate ABC transporter permease: MSVLNPPRSAPARSAGRPPGARENFSAWANRHRKWLFAAPAMIFVGVLIVFPLAWTLYLSLTDSQGSVRAASEFIGLQNYLTVLSDVDRFWPAVGRTLTFTGVALVCEVVLGMCIALLLWRPFRGEKWVRVAILLPLVATPVAVGMMWRLIFDPNIGFANQLLGMIGIPPQPWLSGQDTALGTTIFMDVWQWTPMVVLILLAGLTSLSEEPDEAARMDGANSFQRFFYITLPLMMPTVIVAILLRGIDALKTFDILYATKGKGGGSFHEVETLNVYAYGLSFDYNQYGLSSAVLILFFMIIIGSMWLLTMRKKAVSK; this comes from the coding sequence ATGTCTGTACTGAACCCTCCCCGCAGCGCGCCTGCCCGCAGCGCCGGCCGCCCTCCCGGTGCGCGTGAAAACTTCTCCGCCTGGGCCAACCGGCACCGCAAGTGGCTCTTCGCCGCCCCCGCGATGATTTTCGTCGGCGTCCTGATCGTCTTCCCGCTGGCCTGGACTCTCTACCTGAGCCTCACCGACTCGCAGGGGTCTGTCCGTGCCGCCTCCGAATTCATCGGCCTGCAGAACTACCTCACGGTCCTGTCCGACGTGGACCGCTTCTGGCCCGCCGTTGGCCGCACGCTGACCTTCACCGGCGTCGCCCTGGTCTGCGAAGTCGTGCTCGGCATGTGCATCGCGCTGCTCCTGTGGCGCCCCTTCCGCGGCGAAAAGTGGGTCCGCGTGGCCATCCTGCTGCCGCTGGTCGCCACTCCGGTGGCCGTCGGCATGATGTGGCGGCTGATCTTCGATCCCAACATCGGCTTCGCCAACCAGCTGCTCGGCATGATCGGCATCCCGCCCCAGCCCTGGCTCTCCGGCCAGGACACGGCGCTGGGCACCACGATCTTCATGGACGTGTGGCAGTGGACTCCGATGGTCGTGCTGATCCTGCTCGCCGGCCTGACCTCCCTCTCCGAGGAACCCGATGAGGCGGCCCGGATGGACGGTGCCAACTCCTTCCAGCGCTTTTTCTACATCACCCTGCCGCTCATGATGCCGACAGTGATCGTCGCCATCCTGCTCCGGGGCATCGACGCGCTGAAGACCTTTGACATCCTGTACGCCACCAAGGGCAAGGGCGGCGGTTCCTTCCACGAGGTGGAGACCCTCAACGTCTACGCCTACGGCCTGAGCTTCGACTACAACCAGTACGGGCTGTCCTCCGCGGTGCTGATCCTGTTCTTCATGATCATCATCGGCTCCATGTGGCTGCTGACCATGCGCAAGAAAGCGGTAAGCAAATGA